A window of Hippoglossus stenolepis isolate QCI-W04-F060 chromosome 16, HSTE1.2, whole genome shotgun sequence contains these coding sequences:
- the LOC118123029 gene encoding hemoglobin subunit beta-A, whose product MVAWTDSERSAIHALWAKIDVGDIGPKALTRLLIVYPWTQRHFSTFGDLSTIAAILGNEKVAKHGKVVMGGLDRAVKNLDDIKNVYSALSTMHSEKLHVDPDNFRLLAECISVCVAAKFGPSVFTAEVQEAWQKFLAVVVSALGRQYH is encoded by the exons ATGGTAGCGTGGACAGATAGTGAGCGCAGCGCCATCCATGCCCTGTGGGCGAAAATCGATGTGGGGGATATTGGACCCAAGGCTCTGACCAG GCTTTTGATTGTGTATCCgtggacacagagacacttctCAACCTTTGGTGACCTGTCCACAATTGCCGCCATCCTGGGAAACGAGAAAGTCGCCAAGCATGGCAAGGTAGTGATGGGTGGGCTGGATAGAGCTGTGAAGAACCTGGACGACATCAAGAACGTCTACTCCGCACTGAGCACGATGCACTCTGAGAAGCTTCACGTGGATCCTGATAACTTCAGG CTTCTTGCTGAGTGCATCAGTGTGTGCGTGGCTGCCAAGTTCGGCCCCTCCGTCTTCACCGCTGAAGTCCAGGAGGCCTGGCAGAAGTTCCTGGCTGTGGTGGTGTCCGCCCTGGGCAGACAGTACCACTGA
- the LOC118123028 gene encoding hemoglobin subunit beta-1-like isoform X2, with product MNKVYVRSNFTISDLGYNTLIHINLEQKIIIITDDTDAMVKWTDQERSTIRAVWEQINIDEVGAEALARVLIVYPWTERYFGSFGEIFTASAVLNNAKVAAHGRLVLRTLDEAVKNMDNIKDTSWPTASPSPSPANSGAPWALRSKPPGRSFCLLW from the exons ATGAATAAGGTTTATGTGAGAAGCAATTTTACCATCAGTGACCTTGGATATAACACATTAATCCACATTAATCTTGAAcagaagattattattattactgatgacACAGACGCCATGGTGAAGTGGACAGACCAGGAGCGCAGCACGATCAGAGCTGTTTGGGAACAAATTAATATCGACGAGGTTGGAGCGGAAGCTTTGGCAAG AGTTTTGATCGTGTACCCCTGGACAGAGCGTTATTTTGGTTCATTTGGAGAAATCTTCACCGCTTCTGCTGTTTTGAACAACGCCAAAGTGGCAGCGCACGGCAGACTGGTGCTGAGGACACTGGATGAAGCAGTGAAAAACATGGACAACATCAAAGACAC CTCCTGGCCGACTGCATCACCATCACCGTCGCCTGCAAACTCAGGAGCGCCATGGGCCCTCAGGTCCAAGCCACCTGGCAGAAGTTTCTGTCTGCTGTGGTAG
- the LOC118123028 gene encoding hemoglobin cathodic subunit beta-like isoform X1 — MNKVYVRSNFTISDLGYNTLIHINLEQKIIIITDDTDAMVKWTDQERSTIRAVWEQINIDEVGAEALARVLIVYPWTERYFGSFGEIFTASAVLNNAKVAAHGRLVLRTLDEAVKNMDNIKDTYAALSQLHCEKLHVDPDNFRLLADCITITVACKLRSAMGPQVQATWQKFLSAVVDALQSQYY, encoded by the exons ATGAATAAGGTTTATGTGAGAAGCAATTTTACCATCAGTGACCTTGGATATAACACATTAATCCACATTAATCTTGAAcagaagattattattattactgatgacACAGACGCCATGGTGAAGTGGACAGACCAGGAGCGCAGCACGATCAGAGCTGTTTGGGAACAAATTAATATCGACGAGGTTGGAGCGGAAGCTTTGGCAAG AGTTTTGATCGTGTACCCCTGGACAGAGCGTTATTTTGGTTCATTTGGAGAAATCTTCACCGCTTCTGCTGTTTTGAACAACGCCAAAGTGGCAGCGCACGGCAGACTGGTGCTGAGGACACTGGATGAAGCAGTGAAAAACATGGACAACATCAAAGACACGTATGCTGCTCTGAGCCAGCTGCACTGTGAAAAACTCCATGTGGATCCTGATAACTTCAGA CTCCTGGCCGACTGCATCACCATCACCGTCGCCTGCAAACTCAGGAGCGCCATGGGCCCTCAGGTCCAAGCCACCTGGCAGAAGTTTCTGTCTGCTGTGGTAGACGCACTGCAGAGTCAGTACTACTGA
- the LOC118123032 gene encoding hemoglobin subunit alpha-A gives MSLSGKDKRVVKTIWDKMSSKSAEIGGEALGRMLVSYPQSKTYFSHWADLSPQAGPVRKHGAVIMAAVGEAVGNMDDLPGFLTKLSELHAFKLRVDPANFKILAHNIILVMAMYYPKEFTAEVHVSVDKFLQNLALALSERYR, from the exons ATGAGTCTCTCTGGGAAAGACAAGCGCGTGGTGAAGACTATCTGGGACAAAATGTCCTCGAAGTCCGCTGAAATTGGAGGCGAGGCTCTTGGCAG GATGCTGGTTAGTTACCCGCAGTCTAAGACCTACTTCTCGCACTGGGCGGACCTGAGTCCTCAAGCCGGACCGGTGAGGAAGCATGGAGCCGTCATCATGGCGGCTGTTGGAGAAGCCGTAGGAAACATGGATGATCTTCCAGGATTCCTCACCAAACTCAGCGAGCTGCACGCCTTCAAACTCAGGGTGGACCCCGCCAACTTCAAG ATCCTGGCCCACAACATCATCCTGGTCATGGCCATGTACTACCCCAAAGAGTTCACTGCAGAGGTGCATGTCTCCGTTGACAAGTTCCTGCAGaatctggctctggctctgtccGAGAGATACCGTTAA
- the LOC118123030 gene encoding hemoglobin subunit beta-A yields MVEWTAAERAAIISLWGKIDVGEIGPQALTRLLIVYPWTQRHFSTFGNLSTNAAILGNEKVAKHGKVVMGGLDRAVKNLDDIKNVYSALSTMHSEKLHVDPDNFRLLAECISVCVAAKFGPSVFTAEVQEAWQKFLAVVVSALGRQYH; encoded by the exons ATGGTCGAGTGGACAGCTGCTGAGCGCGCCGCCATCATTTCCCTGTGGGGAAAAATCGATGTGGGGGAGATTGGACCCCAGGCTCTGACCAG GCTTTTGATTGTGTATCCgtggacacagagacacttctCAACCTTTGGCAACCTGTCCACCAACGCCGCCATCCTGGGAAACGAGAAAGTCGCCAAGCATGGCAAGGTAGTGATGGGTGGGCTGGATAGAGCTGTGAAGAACCTGGACGACATCAAGAACGTCTACTCCGCACTGAGCACGATGCACTCTGAGAAGCTTCACGTGGATCCTGATAACTTCAGG CTTCTTGCTgagtgcatcagtgtgtgtgtggctgccaAGTTCGGCCCCTCCGTCTTCACCGCTGAAGTCCAGGAGGCCTGGCAGAAGTTCCTGGCTGTGGTGGTGTCCGCCCTGGGCAGACAGTACCACTGA